Below is a window of Candidozyma auris chromosome 3, complete sequence DNA.
TATAGTCCCACAAGAAAGTCACCTTGTCAGGAACGTTTTGGGCGCCACACTGGGTCGCATAGTCTTTGCCCTCCAATCTAGAATTGATATAATTCTCGTAATCAGAAAGCTTGCACGAGAAACCTGGCCCGTTCTGGCAGTGCTTGATGGGCACCACAGCGTCGTTAACCACGTACCTCACGTAGCTGTCGTTGCCACACTTATACTTCTCTGTGTACAATCTAGCTCCCATGGGCACGATCTGGGTGTGGGCATAAGGTACGGGGAAAGGGATGTAGTCGTTCGGCAAAGGCTGGTCTGGAGCCACAATACCGAGGGCAGAGTGAAACTGCTCAATGTTGGTATCGTGAGTGAATGCCAAAACAACTTTTTGTGGAGGgttctcttccttcaagtaGTCCAACGTGGCCTTCAAGAAAGGAGCGCCAATAGTTGCCGTGAGGTTGTTGCCTGGGCCGTTGCTGTAGTAGTAGCTCAAGTCCAGCGCATACGAGTTTCTGACGAGCTCATCGttggtgaacaagttgCAGAAGGGAGAGTAGCCCTTGGCGTTGATCTCGTAAGCACACCACGCAATAAGGCGGTCCACTTCCTTCTCGCTCAAAGAAAAGCCGTCGTTGCCTTTGGTGATTCTAGCAGCGGCCGCGCTCAAGTACGAAGTGTCGAACTGCTTGACAAACTCGTTGTTGGCGCCAGAGTGATAGTTCTTGCACGAAACGACAGGAGTCAACGAATTGGCGCCAAACTTGTCTTCCTCGGCAATCACAGCAAAGTCCACCTTCTCATCGTTGAAGTCATCTCCCAAGAATCCTCTGGCAAAGTAGCGAGCAGTGACATGGCATCTGCCTGAGTTGGACGTGAACACGGTCAACTTGTCCTCGGAGTCAAACACGTCTGAATATTTCAGTCTAAACGCTGCACCGTGGCTCAATGCATCAGTAGTACCAGCGTATGGCCCCTCTGAGTTGAATGGAGTCGTCTCCTTCTCGTAGTAGTTCTTGTCGGTGACAAAGTACTCGTAGTTGTTGAGAAAGGCCAATTCCCCCACAAAAGGCTTGCCATAATTTTGGAACTTTTGATAGAGctcctcaaactccttcCCTTTGTTCTTGGAAGGGTACCTCTCACCGTGTCTCAGCAACAAGTGGATCTGCTCCAACTTGCACTGGTCGGGAATGTCGGTCAGAATCCCGAACCCCGGATGCTGGATGTATGGCCCGGCGCCCCCCAAGTACTTGACCAAGTTGTACTGCTCTGTCGACGCCTGGTGAGGCGTGGCTACGTCCTGGAACACCAGCTGGGAGGTGAGAAGTAAGccgttgttgatgatttgagaGATGGCAACCATTCTTTGGGGGTTTAAGAAGTTGGGGGAATTGGCTCAGTATTTATACCCCTGCTGGAACACGTGTAGTGGGCATCATGGTGCATAATAATGAGATAAGGACCATGTGGTTATCGCAAATTTCAAACTTCGCGTCACTAAATGGTTTTTCCGGGGTGCTTGTTGACAAGCCGTTTGACAcagaaataaaaaaaaataaaaaaaattggtaAACAAGTCTGAGGATTAGGCGAAAGATGTGTGATAGGTGACTCTGACCATTGACTGTtacttcatcaactttaGTTCTTTGGACAAGATGGTAGGCGTGATGACATCTACCCCTTACTAGAGTTAACGGTATTGTTTACAAGATTTGCCGACTTGCGCTAGCGATGTTCACTGAGAAGCCACTTTGGACCAATCGTTCGCTTCTGCATGCCGGTATCACAAGCTGGCGACACGTGTGGATGGAGTTTAGGCCGTGGATGTAATATCCGGATGGGCTATTGACGATAGACATGCAGTTTCAAGGCTACTATAAGCCGTGGAGGTGAAATTGTGTAATTGGTTTGGGGATGCCAACCCTGTACAGTTTGATTAGGAAGGCTTGATACCTGAATTGGTATTGTGATCAAGAGTAGGCAGAATGCATGGCTATAGGCTGCTTTACGTGAAACATGATTGGATGTTAGGGAGCAAAGCTGGTGTTATCCAGCTGGGTTGACTCCCTACGTCATAAGACCTGCCCTGAATCTAGATATCAAGCTCAACTTCGATTTCACTGTGAGCTCTTCCCTCAAAgttcaccttctttggttCTCCCAACTGCCCACTATCCAGGAAGGCAACAGCCCATCAGGGCAACTGGTATCGATAGCATTGTCGCCATTTCTCTTTGACATCAGCCTCCTATGGCCCTTCAGTTGAACCCCTACCCTGTAATCTGAGCTCCTGAAGCCAATCAGTGAGTTGCACTTGTATGGAAAGGTAGGACCTCAGCAGAGTTTCATTGCCCTCGTAGTATCAAAATTGCCCCATAGACCCTTTAGAAAACTACTAGAAAGAGGTAAATCCTGGTAAAAAGTTTCAGGTGTAGTCCACTGACGTTTCGCTGAACTTGATAGTGATATTTACGTAGACAGACCCAAAACCAAAACCCCAACAGTCACCTTGATTACAAAATTGAATCAAGTATTATTATTTGTCATGTTCTCATTAACTTGAATGTGTCCTCCcagttgatgatgactGTCTTGCTATTCAGCGCTTATTCCAACTACGGCAAGTGTAACAGCCCACACATTACCACACATTTGCCAGCAGAATCTCCAGGAACTTCCCTATTCAGACGTGCAACCCACATTACTTGCCAAAGACCATGAAATTGAGGTACCCTGCTCTTCAATCGTTTAGGGAAAGTATACTGCCTTCTATTTGTATTTCTCCACCAAAAGAATACATTTTTTGTTCACTTTAACCATCTTTATCCCACTAACGTTATGGCTCTCCCATATTTGACAGAACATACTCAACTTACTCAATTCCAGCCCTACACTGCTGAACGCAACGACACCGAAGAATCCGTTCTTCCCCACAAGTTTCGCCATTTTTGCCGAACAGAGCCAAACATCTTTAAAGAACCCATTGACCCCATAATGCCAGTGCAAGAGCCACTATTTGTTGAAGCGAAGCAAGAGACCAAGAAATCCTATTTCGAGATGTTCTCTCTGTCAATATCCAGTGCTCTTGCCTGGCTCTATCCCAATGAGAATGTCAaggtctcttttgaaggggacaaaccaaaaaaagcgataaatgaaaaaattggtGCAGAGTCTGAAACGCTGTCTTGCCGACTTCTAAAAACAGAGTCGACTGAAGGACTTGAGCTAGGAGACATCAATGTTAATCCTGCCAACCATGAGACTAggaattttgaagaaaccCTTCAGGAGGAGTCCCACTTAGATGAGCTAGTAGAAAACCTCAGCAGATTAAAGGCTCTTCTGGAAATAGCCAGtgctgaagagaagctgCCTTTGCCAGAAAATTTACAAGACGCTGTGTCTACCTTGTGTGAGCCAAAGAAGTGGCGCCCGTCTCTAGAAaccatcaaagaagagaacgagGAGCCCTCAGACCCCCTATATATCCCCAAAACCACCTGCAGCGACGAATGGGGCAGCAGCTTGACCTTGACCATGTCGAACTCCCGAAGTAGCCAATGTGAGGAGGTAGGGTTATTCGAGTCTTCTCCAGACTCTGAAAGCGACGGAAGTCATATGCTAATGGATTTCGGGCTACTTAGCCTGATCTCTGGTCTCGAGGAGTATGATagtgaaagtgaagaagcagaagaagaggaagagctGGAGGATACTGAGGAGCAACAGCTTGATGTTCCGGATTATCTCCAAAATATATACAATCACCAGGCAGTAGGAATGCCCCACATGGGTACCTTTCTTCTGTTGGATGCTCTTGCAAACAACCTCAAGGTGCCTGAATTCTACCAGAAGTCCTCAGACAAGGTACACTTCAGCATGTTGGCCAACGAGGAGTTTGAGGCTGGTATGCCTCTTGTTAGGAATTGTAAGGCCATTGCCAGGAAGCTTCGTGGATGCcttaagaagaagaagccaaaaaagaggATAATCTCAGGTAGCAGAAATCGGCCACTTTCCAATAAACCAATGCTGGAAGACTTTCAACTAGAGGCGTTCGAAGAAGATATCCAACACCTTCTCGATCACGTTGACTTCAGCAAAAAAGGAATGGACGAGCTTGACTATGACATTGAgattggtgatgttgttcAGCTGCTCACAGATGTTTTCCAAAAAGCGACTACTTTTGTCAACAAGCCAAATACCCAAAAGTACATTGACGTCTGTTCGTGCTACCACCAGCTTCGAGTGCAAATAGAGCAAGCCTCTAAGAGAGTGAACGCTCTCATCACGAGGCTTGAAGTGgctgtttttgaagaaagcgcTCTTGAAGCAAATATCATGCCCCACGTTGTACAGATTCACGAAATCCAGCAAGAGatccacaagaagatcatacaattgaagaatggCCAGTTGGCAGAGAAATTTGTCGCCCAGCACGCACATGCTGTAGAATTGCAACAGCAGCTCGAAACCATTTTCCTGCCTTTTTTCCGTTGTCACCAGGAAGGGTTGCAAATTGGCGATATTGAGGATGCCTCCTACTTGGTGTGCAAGAAACAGTACGATGATACGTGCTTGTTGCTAAATCTGATGAAGCCAGAAGAGACAAAGTACTTCTTCGAAAGCTACATTGACCAGCTCCAGAACGCTTCTGACTATTTTCTGtaccttcttttcttgttcgTAAGAGGAGTTGAGAGCCATTGCGCCAGGTACAATTGAGTACGGAAAAGCAGAACTCAAATTGGTTAATCTGTAGATAAATCTATCAAGCTAAGTAATGCAATAATTCTTAATTTCTCGTAGGATTTCAATCAGTGGGAAGGACCACTTTGGGTATATGGACCATAGGAACAGCGGTATTTATAGAGTCGCACCCTTGAGGTATACTCTTCGTCTCACAATCTCCATCTCTTTTTCCCCAGTTATGACAAAAGTCAAACCAATCACCTCTACAATGGTATTCGAAGCCTTTTGGGAGTGCCCAGAATTGGCCCTCGTTCGTAATTTCATCTCTCGGCTCTGGATGAGAATCTATGACCTTttgcaaatggctgcaaatctgAACCAAACCTTGATGTACCTCTGGCTCCTCTCTCACGCCACCTGTCTTTTGGGCTTTGTGGGTTCCTTTTTCGTTCCTGGCGCCTACGACGCTGCTCTTGTGGGCTGCACCGCAACCTACGTGTTGGCAGTAAGCCGTCACTTGAGGTTTCTTCTCAGTGACACAAGCTTCAGAGGTTCACTGAGCACAAGAGCACCCATAAGTGAGTTGCTACGAGGCGAAAACACCATTTTGCTAGCCATGGCGACGCTCATGGCCACAACGGCGCCCTCGGTGGTGAAAATGGTGCCTTTTGCCACGTTTGCCTCGATGAACTTGGTGTCGTTTGTTCTTTTGGATGTGATGACGGCTAGCCACTTCACCAAGACCCTGGTGCCGTTCCTTCGGTACGTCGAGACCACCATCTTGTCTCACATGTGTTACTGGGATTATGCCGTGATGGCAGCGTATGCATGGGAGGGAAAAGCGTGCTGGTTGGTGATTTTTGTGGTGACATGGCTCATGAAGCTTGAGATCTCAGAGTTGAGCAGGAAATCGGTGCATGGGGTATTGGCGGTTGTCAGCTGCGTGATCAGAGCTTCGGGAATTGTTTTACTAGTGCTGGCGATGGAGGACTTGAAGCTGGGAGCTGCCGTTCTCTTGCCAACGAGAGAAATTTTGCTTGCCGAcaaagcagcagccacGCCCGTTATAAACCTGTCGCTGAAACACAGAGTCGAATCCCTCATGTTCGactccttctccatcatcaacgacgTCGACAGGTAGACCAAATAACAATTCTTATACTtagttcttcaagtcgtctCTCATACTGATGAGCTGCTCCCATCCCTCGGAGCCTTCCCACATGCTCTTTCCCTTCGACATGAGCGATCTGACCGCCGTTCTGGCCTTATACTTCCAGTCCTTGCACACCACATCGTCAGCACCGTGCTTACCGGGCATTTCTCCAAGAGACTCGTACGCAGAAACCAAGTCAGAGCATGCCTCCACTGCGTCCGTCCACACCTTCTCATCGGAACCAAGCTCGGGGTTTTGCGATGTTGCTCTGAAAGCCTTCTCATGGCACTCAAGAGCAGCCCACGGCCTGTGACGCCAAAGCTCCACTTTGGAGACGATCCGCCAACATCTCGCTGAGTGTGTTATAACGCTGGGCAAGATGTTGCACACGAGGTCAATGCAAGATTTTTGGAAATGGGTgattctttccttttcaCTCGTGGGGAAAGGTTCTTCCATGAGAATCTGTGCTAGCGTCTCAATTACGGGCAAGTCCACCACGGTCTCCTTGCCAGATTCTTTTCTGATTGAAATGAGCTCTTTGGCAGCATGCAACACATCGTTCCACTCACCCAATTTAGCAGCTACCGTGAGGTAGTTTTCGTAAATCCTCCATGACCTCGAAGCGCCCTCTCCCTGCTGCAATGCTTTTTTCAAGGCGCTGAACGCCTGCTTATCCTTGTCAAGCTTCAAGAGAGCACTGGCCAAGTTGGACCAGGCATGAGAGTTTGTATCGTCCAATGAAACACATCTGGTGAATGCTTCAGCTGCCAACTCAAACAGGTTGGTTTCAAGACCCATGCACCCGTAGAAGAACCAGTTTTCGTAGGAAAGTGGACTCACAGAAAGGCATTCGTGCATGTGCTCGATGGCCAGGGCCAACTCTCTTTTATTGTAGTAGTAGCGAGCAAGTGACGCCTTCGCCTTGGGGTACCTGCCAATTTCCCAAGCTTTCTCCCAGAGAGATTTGTCTTGCTTGATATCACCGAGGATACTGAATGCCCTGGCGTCCTCTGGGTGAGTGGCCACTCTCTCTAGCAAAATCCTCTCTGCAACGTTTTCCTCCTCGACTGCAGCGTAGCAAAGTGCTGCCTCCACGGGCATCCCAAGACGCTCATAGATGGCAATGGCCAGCTTGAGTACTCCCAAAGACATGTACTTCTCAGCAAGTTTGGCGTCCAAAGACCACAGGGCCATCAAGGGCAATTGGTGTACGAATCTGAGTCTCGAAGCCACCGAGGCCAGAGTCTGGTCCTCGGCCTGGGGCAAGACCCTAGACTTAATCTTGATACCGATTTCCTCAACCAAAGAAGTCATTTGCAAGATGCCTCTCTCCACTGTGCGTGCTTTACCTGTTTCGAGAACAGAACGTTCCCAGAGAGCTCTGCCAAATACTAGCCAATTGACGTTGGAGCCAGAGGCGTACACGATTCTATCCACCACAGCAGCAAGCTCCTCATCCACCAAAGTATTTCCTGACGGGGTTGTTTGCTTCAAAGTGGtgagacgaagaagaagctggaTGTTATCGAGATCGTTGAGCGCCGGCTGGCTATTTGGATCAAGGCTCTTGAGGCCTTCAGGCACCTCGGAAGCCAATGCCACGGGAAACAAGCGGTGATCCCCAGAATCGTCGGATGCCGGCTCTTGCAAGTCTactttgatcttcttgttaGCCTGGTCGTCCCTCATATCCACATCTGCGAGAGATTCGAATTCTGGCTTTTCTAAGAGCAAGTCTGAGTTAAGCTCAAACAGTTCTGGCGCTTCGTTCTTTGCATCCGTACCGAAAACGTTGCTTTCGGCAGATTTTGCCAAAAGAATTAACTGGGCCGTGTGAAAAGTTTGGAATTTCGTTCTCTTAGCCTTTGCACCCGTCAATGCAAACTGCAACTGCGACACCTCagcagctttcttcaaaaacgGCTGCGCCAAGTGCTCTGTTTGGGCGTGGATCCCATTCCTAGCATTTTCCAAGAGATAGATCAACTGAACATGTTTTTGTAACTCCGCATCACACGATCCTGTTCCCACAAGCCAATTGACAATAGGCTGCTGTAACAAGAGCGAGGTAATCAGCGCCAACGCATCAGATGGCTCGGAAAGCACAGAAAGGTGCACCTGCAACGCCCTGGCCCTCCACCATACTAAGGACGCTGTCACTGGCGAACTGCCCAATTTCTGCACAGCTGCCACTGTTTGTTCCGAAAGGGTCTCTAAAGATGCATCTGGAGATTTTCCAATGAGGGATGCTCCAGAAACACCCATGAGGCGCTCAAAGACGGTCAATGCTAGGAGAATCAAAAGCGGCTCGTTCATCAAGTCATAGGCGACTTTGCCCTCGATGGTGAGCAATTTaactgcttctttttgtaagAACTCCTCATTTGTATCTGGAAAGATTTCGTTCCTCGAGCTGAAGCCAATCTCTGGCCCTGTAAAGTTTGCTTGGATGAATGTCTGTAGAAGTGCTACTGCCCAGAGCTGAAGGAGAAGAGGGTCTTGTGAGTTGACAATAACGTCAGCAAATTTAATTAATGTCTGCTTGAGGCCCCGTGACTCGAGGTCTGCAAGAACTGCTTTCGCCTCGGGAATTTGAACAAACAGTTGCAACTGTTCAAGCGTCCACGAAGGTGATGTGCCTCCGAGAATAGTGCCGATGATTTGGTGCACTGAGTGCAAGTCCAGGTACTTCGGTTTTAGGAGTTTGTTTTCGGGAACTAGCAACAAGAGCTGCGAGAGAAGAATCCCCAATTCgttcatcatcttcttgtatGTGTGAGTTGAAGCTTACTAAATCTACAAAAAAGTCGCGATGCTCATCCTGAAAAACACCTTCTTCCCCAGTGTTCTTTCCCATGCATCAACGCCCTCTCTTCAACCTGCAGTGCATACCGCGGTATGCTTTGTCTATTAGATCTAAACATCcatctcttttctttttagCTTAATCTCCACCGAAGAACGAGCGCCGCTTGTGCTCACTGTGGGTGCTGTCGCTGCGACGGTGGTAGTCGCTCAGTTTCCTCGACTTGCGAAGAGAGTTTCGAATCGACAAGCGGCTCATCTCCAGCTGCTGgttctcatcatcagaagCAAAATCAATGACCTCCTCTTTAACAGCGAACGGCTGCGCCGGCGTTTGCGAGAggcttttcttcatcttaggctttctcttttcattgGTCCCGTCGAGGTCCACAAGTGCCGCCTCCTCTCGCTGCTTGGGCGCTGGATGAGGTGGAAGTGGAGGTGGCTTCTCTCCCTCAGAGCTCTCTCCAGAAGACAAACCCACTTCGAGCTCGATGAGATTCCTGTCGAGCTCAAGTGAAGGTCCTCGGCTTCCGCCTCGTGATGTCGCAGCAGGCTGTGGCACTGAAGATGCAAGTGTCTGAGAAGGTGGTGGAATTGTAGGCTCCCCCAAAGACAAATGGCCAATGTTTAGCTCTTCGGCTCCAGAGGGGCCTGGCATAGGGCTTCTTTTGGCTTTAAGCGATTCCCCCCATGGATTAGCGTCTTTTCTGCTCTCTTGCACCGGCAAACTGTCTTGCACCGGTACCTTACCCACACTATAGGAATGCTGTATTTGATGCTCCATTCTGTTTGGAGCTTGAGACGATGCGTCCATTGACTTCGACCCCTGCAAAGGCGATGGTCTTTTCATGCCGTTGGCAAACTGCTCATAATTTGGATCTAAGGTTGTAGGCACATCGTTTGGTCCAGCCTTTCcagaatcatcaacaattctCTGTTCAACCTGGGGTTTGCTGGGGTTAGATTCGGGCAGGTAGAAGTAGTCATTATCATGCTCAGGCTTAACTGGGGGCtgttttgatgaaactGTTGTTGAGGGAGCAGACGATGAAGGCAAAGATGTGGACTTCGTCTCGCTTGGTCCTGTTCTTGTAACAAAATGTCATTCACTAGCTTCTCAGCATCCTTATCTATGTGGGACAGCGGCTTTTCCCATGCCAGTGTGGACTCAAGATCAGATGGTCTCTTGGTCTCGGGATCTTGCAGGTGTTTCCTACTACCTGCTTGAACATCCCGCCTGTCTCCGTACTCCAgagattttcttgaaaccTTATCTGCCTCGTCGTTAAGCGCATCAAGGGATGGGTATCGTTCCTCTGCATTGGCCAACTTAGAGAGCTCATCCAAGTCGATATCGGAGTCGTTAGCCGTAGTTCCGTCAGTGACATCAGCATGTTCGACTGCACTTTGAATTGGGAACGGGTTGTTTGACTGTGTCTTGCTTAGCTTGGCAAGATTCGACTGTGAGTCGCTCCTTGAGTAGGATTGACTCTGTTGCACTGGCGATGCAACGGGTGGTATAGACTGTGGAGGAACAGAGGCAGGTTTGGGGACCTGAGATGCAACGTGGTATGGATACGGAGAGGGGGCATGAGGAACTGGGGCCAATGGGACCGAACCTAATTGCTGTGGGGATGTCAAAGAAACTGTAGAACCGTGAGCCTTGATACTGGGGCTGGGAACGCTCGACACGCTTGGCAGGGCATTTTCAAGGTGCTGAGTAGACTTCTGAGACGATGTTCTGTGCGGTCCCCCTGCCGCAGTAGCCTGCTGAGCTTTCAACTTCCGCATCTCATACTCCTGTTGCTGTTTCTGCTGCTCATAGTAAAGCTGCTGTTGCTTGCgaagctcttcttgcttctgctgTTGCATTTGGTGTAACGCCTGGAAATTATATGGTCCCGCATGGTAGAAGTCTTCGATTTCGTATTCTTCAATGTCCTTGCCGGTCATCTTACAGAGAAGCATCAAGATCTGCACCACGTTGGGCCTGTAGAGGGGGTTCTCTTGAAGCATTATGATAATAAGGTTTTTCAAGTCTCCGGAGAACTCCGGTTGAGGCAAAAATTGGAATGATGCATGGAGAATGGCAATGTCGCCCGTAGCCTCAAAGGGCGTCGTGTAGTAGCATAGCTTGTAAAGGAAGCAGCCCAA
It encodes the following:
- the AKL1 gene encoding serine/threonine protein kinase AKL1; translated protein: MSHITEGSSLTVGSHAVKVVRFLSEGGFSKIYEVSMDPPHDDTDIGCLKQVIVPDKSGLNALRKEVDVMKTLHSAKHIVRYYDSNAERLPDGQYQVLVLMELCPNKSLLEYMNARIRTKLTEKEILKIMMDITLGLYEMHKLKLIHRDVKIENVLIDAHHVFKLCDFGSVSVPIRPPKDQREFQLLSHDILYQTTPQYRSPEMVDLYRAQPIDEKSDIWALGCFLYKLCYYTTPFEATGDIAILHASFQFLPQPEFSGDLKNLIIIMLQENPLYRPNVVQILMLLCKMTGKDIEEYEIEDFYHAGPYNFQALHQMQQQKQEELRKQQQLYYEQQKQQQEYEMRKLKAQQATAAGGPHRTSSQKSTQHLENASPSVSSVPSPSIKAHGSTVSLTSPQQLGSVPLAPVPHAPSPYPYHVASQVPKPASVPPQSIPPVASPVQQSQSYSRSDSQSNLAKLSKTQSNNPFPIQSAVEHADVTDGTTANDSDIDLDELSKLANAEERYPSLDALNDEADKVSRKSSEYGDRRDVQAGSRKHSQDPETKRPSDLESTSAWEKPSSHIDKDAEKLVNDILLQEQDQARRISSKQPPVKPEHDNDYFYSPESNPSKPQVEQRIVDDSGKAGPNDVPTTLDPNYEQFANGMKRPSPLQGSKSMDASSQAPNRMEHQIQHSYSVGKVPVQDSLPVQESRKDANPWGESLKAKRSPMPGPSGAEELNIGHLSLGEPTIPPPSQTLASSVPQPAATSRGGSRGPSLELDRNLIELEVGLSSGESSEGEKPPPLPPHPAPKQREEAALVDLDGTNEKRKPKMKKSLSQTPAQPFAVKEEVIDFASDDENQQSEMSRLSIRNSLRKSRKSSDYHRRSDSTHSEHKRRSFFGGD
- a CDS encoding histidine phosphatase family protein, encoding MVAISQIINNGLLLTSQSVFQDVATPHQASTEQYNLVKYLGGAGPYIQHPGFGISTDIPDQCKLEQIHLLSRHGERYPSKNKGKEFEELYQKFQNYGKPFVGELAFLNNYEYFVTDKNYYEKETTPFNSEGPYAGTTDALSHGAAFRSKYSDVFDSEDKLTVFTSNSGRCHVTARYFARGFLGDDFNDEKVDFAVIAEEDKFGANSLTPVVSCKNYHSGANNEFVKQFDTSYLSAAAARITKGNDGFSLSEKEVDRLIAWCAYEINAKGYSPFCNLFTNDELVRNSYASDLSYYYSNGPGNNLTATIGAPFLKATLDYLKEENPPQKVVLAFTHDTNIEQFHSALGIVAPDQPLPNDYIPFPVPYAHTQIVPMGARLYTEKYKCGNDSYVRYVVNDAVVPIKHCQNGPGFSCKLSDYENYINSRLEGKDYATQCGAQNVPDKVTFLWDYNQTNYSAPDIDS
- a CDS encoding tetratricopeptide repeat-containing protein EMW1, which codes for MMNELGILLSQLLLLVPENKLLKPKYSDLHSVHQIIGTILGGTSPSWTLEQLQSFVQIPEAKAVLADLESRGLKQTLIKFADVIVNSQDPLLLQLWAVALLQTFIQANFTGPEIGFSSRNEIFPDTNEEFLQKEAVKLLTIEGKVAYDLMNEPLLILLALTVFERLMGVSGASLIGKSPDASLETLSEQTVAAVQKLGSSPVTASLVWWRARALQVHLSVLSEPSDALASITSLLLQQPIVNWLVGTGSCDAELQKHVQLIYLLENARNGIHAQTEHLAQPFLKKAAEVSQLQFALTGAKAKRTKFQTFHTAQLILLAKSAESNVFGTDAKNEAPESFELNSDLLLEKPEFESLADVDMRDDQANKKIKVDLQEPASDDSGDHRLFPVALASEVPEGLKSLDPNSQPALNDLDNIQLLLRLTTLKQTTPSGNTLVDEELAAVVDRIVYASGSNVNWLVFGRALWERSVLETGKARTVERGILQMTSLVEEIGIKIKSRVLPQAEDQTSASVASRLRFVHQLPLMASWSLDAKLAEKYMSLGVLKSAIAIYERLGMPVEAALCYAAVEEENVAERILLERVATHPEDARAFSILGDIKQDKSLWEKAWEIGRYPKAKASLARYYYNKRELASAIEHMHECLSVSPLSYENWFFYGCMGLETNSFELAAEAFTRCVSLDDTNSHAWSNLASALLKLDKDKQAFSALKKALQQGEGASRSWRIYENYLTVAAKLGEWNDVLHAAKELISIRKESGKETVVDLPVIETLAQILMEEPFPTSEKERITHFQKSCIDLVCNILPSVITHSARCWRIVSKVELWRHRPWAALECHEKAFRATSQNPELGSDEKVWTDAVEACSDLVSAYESLGEMPGKHGADDVVCKDWKYKARTAVRSLMSKGKSMWEGSEGWEQLISMRDDLKN